A stretch of the Ctenopharyngodon idella isolate HZGC_01 chromosome 14, HZGC01, whole genome shotgun sequence genome encodes the following:
- the LOC127494088 gene encoding putative monooxygenase p33MONOX — protein sequence MGGNEGGGRGGERWSLFGVRPIVQKSPTDPGSETNTPGGFTLQSYFGVQKSNTMDAIKTQINLTVEDPTKFNSPKIEMSGEEGKKTSCHRLRHRDMNILTPSGF from the exons ATGGGTGGTAACGAAGGAGGTGGACGGGGAGGAGAGCGATGGAGCCTCTTTGGGGTGCGGCCCATCGTGCAGAAATCCCCCACTGACCCAGGATCAGAAACCAACACACCTG GGGGATTCACACTGCAGTCGTACTTTGGGGTTCAGAAGTCCAATACAATGGATGCCATAAAGACCCAGATAAACCTTACTGTTGAAGATCCTACCAAGTTCAATTCTCCCAAGATCGAGATGAGTGGCGAGGagggaaagaaaacatcctgtCACAGACTGAGACACCGAGACATGAACATTCTCACTCCCTCAGGCTTCTGA